A stretch of DNA from Rutidosis leptorrhynchoides isolate AG116_Rl617_1_P2 unplaced genomic scaffold, CSIRO_AGI_Rlap_v1 contig297, whole genome shotgun sequence:
GATGAAGCTCTAGGTTATGGCGATGGAAGTTTTGATTCGGCTCCTGGAATAGTAACAGTCGCTGTCTTCCCTAAAAATAGCGCCCGTCGTATGTATTATTCTCTTTATTTCACTGTACTTTGTGGTTCTTGTAGGGAATATTTCATTTAAATCGTTTTTCTTTTTGCAGTGATTCAGGCTGGCGAAGAGTCTGAGCTACTTGCTGGGCTAAAAAATGATGGTAATCCAATTTGATTTGTTTAACTTTCAATCTGTGTCCCTTTTTTGTATAATGGCCTTATTACTGTGCGCTGGGCTCGCAATCTGTTAACTGTTATGAAATTGCAGCTGAGTCAAGTGTGAATGTTATCGCAATCACGGCCAGTGTTCGCCTCTCTTATGATCATCGCTACACAATCCAAAATATCACCGCTCAGGTATTTCCAGCTATTTTTATAGATCTAACGTGTAAGTGTGTAACTGCGGTTAGGAACTAGAGATATACTTGGAAGAGTTTGTGTTGAATTCTTAGTTAGTTTTACTTGCTATGTTCTAGTAAATCGTTTTTATAATTCCCATTCTTTCTTGTTCGTGTTTTGTCTATGACAGTGAACCTTTCTTTTGAATTTACATATACATTTTGTTAACCCTTCCCCACATGGTCTCCTCGTTTGATATGGAATCGAGTTTTCTTATTCAGGTTTATATTTTGTTTATTTGTAGACATTTACCAATGCAACTGTGCCAGCTTCAGCTCAGGCTACTTTCCCATTCATCTTTACACTCAGCAAATTTTTCCAAGTAAGCATTTTTTGCTGTTGAATCCTAGTTATCATTATCAGGTCATGCTTTGTATCGTGAATGAGCTAACCATATTAACTATTCTTCGTGAAGGCTGGAACTTTTGATCTGGTGGGAACCGTTTATTACGAGATTGACCAGCAGCCATACCAAAGTACATTCTACAATGGAACTATTGAGGTTGTGGAGGCAGGAGGCTCCCTAAGCATTGAGTCAGTTTTTCTGGTCGCCCTTGGGATTGGTCTTCTAGCTCTCCTCTTTACATGGATTAAAAATGAGATAAAGAACTTCTCTAAGGTAAAGAGAGCTGATTTTCCTTCCCTCTAATTATTCTCTTTCGATTTCTAACGTAAACAATTCCTTTTACACAGAAAACCAAGAGGCCTTCGAAGGTGGAAACTGGAACTAGCACTACAGATTCCTCTCAGGATGAGTGGCTTCAGGTGCGTTGTTTATTTATTATCATCACATGACATTGTTGTTATTTCATAATATAGAATCTGTTaaatatttagttattattaaggCTCTGCTGGTCAGATTTCTTAAATATATTTCATGAACTGAAATTACTTTGCTTTTGCGCTATCAGGGAACTGCTTTTGCTCAATCTCAGTCTGGGAAACAATCAAAGAAGAAGAAGTAAATTGGTCACTTTCTCTAATGTTCAGCTGCAAGCAGAACCTTGTAACTCTAAGCATATGAGATGTCAAGAGAGGCCTATAAGAGAAATGGTAGTTGTTAAGACTTAGAATGGGGCGAACCTCGCTTCTCTTATTGTAGCATGTGAGAATTTTGTTTTACGGTTTCGTTAAATTTACTTGTGAAGAACTCTAATTTGAGGTAGGAATGAAATACTGTAAAAGAGTTTTTCTTATCACATGCTCACTCATCTTTTACTTTTTCCGTATCACAATACATTCATCCAAATGAACATTTCAATTGGACGAGTCTGACGATGCAAACATCATGCTAATTTTAGAAGTGGGATTGGGTCAAGATATTCTTTTCCTGTTTGAGCTAGAAGTCTTGATTAGGCTAAAATTGGTTTTAGTTCAATtgaaattcatgaatttgattacaAGATCGGTGAAGTTAATTCGATTTGGGTTGACTATGGCATTCATTGGTTTCTAATATTGTTTGTTGGGAAATCTCTCGTGTTGTCCTTATAGTCAACAAATTTCCACGTGAGGTTTCATTCGCAGTGTACTGTAGTTAGTTGTAAGTTTCATTTGTATTAAATTATCGTATAAGTAGCTTCAGAATCCAACCGAGTGATGCGTTGTATTTTTGGCAGATCTAAAGATGTGATTAAATGAAACAAAAGATCTTAAGATGCGTTCGTTGTGTGACTAAAGCAAGACGGTTAAAAGACGTgtcttttatcatttttaataaaaaatacaaaaTGTGATCCAACACAAAACAATCATACCGTAAGTAAATCAAAATTCTGAAACTTATCCTGGTTAACGTTTTAATGAACTAAAAATTCACACAAGTTTCGCACATAGTTAGTTATGGTGGATACAAATAGTGGCCTAGTAATCCCACATTTGATTCGAATAGTCCAGGTTTACCGGTTGAGGGATAATAGGGATTGCGATGAAACGGATCGGATATTCTTTTGATTTGATCGATCTGAATCTGATTCGGAAAAAATTTCAGACACTGTTTTCCGATTCGATATACAAATATTCACAACCAGTATCCGAATCCGATCGGcataaaaaatttaaaatccaaTCAAACCATTTAATTATAATTCTTATGAAATGACAAATATCCACGAATACTTTTATTTtcaagacttgtttaattatttattttattttattttagatgTATATTGAGCAATCAATCGGATCGGATCTAAATTGCCATCCGTAACTGATGATCAGCTTAATTGGACAAAGTAGCTAGTCATTCGCTCAGTCGAGACATTCCTGACAATAGATAAAGAATTCAGAGTTGTTCAAAGTCGATTAGTGGTAGTAATTAAAAGTTGTGCTTGTGCACAAACAAAGGTAATTTTGGGAGTGGTTGTTGGAAGCAAATGAAAGGAAATGATTTGTATGTATTAAATTAAACACCTCCAATTCGGTTTAAGAATCTTAAATGCTACCAACTGTCAGTCATTTGTGGACTCCAATTCAACGTGCCAATTGGATATTTTTCTCTAATAACTCTTCTTCTTCCCTCTCTaatttatgatttttattttttaattaaatatttatctaTCTGTCCAAATTAACGTCGACGTATATCTTCCACCCCACGTTCGTGTCATTTTCTTTTGCCCTATCGTATGATCTTCTATCCTCTAAAATAGTGATTACCATTAAGCGAGGGGTGACTCGCATATCTTAGGTAGGAAGTTTTTATCTAAAAAATTTTCGTAAGGAGGTGCTGCAATCAAACGCATCGTGTATTTGACTAAAATGCCCTCTCATTAATGATTGGATTGTGATGAAGTGGGAATGACGGTGAATAACCATGAGAGATTGAGAGGGTAAAGTTGGAAAAATTATAAGTGATTTCTTATGGCTTTTAAATGACAAGACTTTCCTGTCGTAGTTGATAGTATATATCAACACAACTGATTTAATTACTATTGAATTGTGTTGTTAAAAATGAATGTGTGTGATTCCTCCTTTCAATCATCGAACATTCTAAATTAAGTAATCAACAACTACATACAAATTTGGTTCTCTCAATTATGTTAAGTATGTCACTTTAATGTGACTAAGTGCTTTCTCTTGTCCATCAATATGATCGTACTATACCATGTATTGTATGCTTTCGTTATGACACTACAAATACGTACAAGCATTTGTTTGCATTAAACTCAGTAAATTTTTTGCATCGATGTGGTCTCGATTCATGCTATCGACGGAGAAGATTCTTGCGCGATGAGTAGATTCTAGCATGCATATCATCGGATATTATTTATCAAATCGTATTCTTCCATGATCAATTAAGAATGGAAATAGAATTTCGACCTGTATCGTAAACGATGGCGTGTTAGGAAACATGCTTTCGAGATTTTTTTCTTATCATCTCGGTTTCATAAAACGTCATTCACTTTGCAAGACCAGAATTCTATTGTAAGAAAGTTGATATGGAATCAAATGTCATATTAAATATGGAAAAAATGTGGGGGGTGAATTTTCCTTGTTAGAAGTGTCCCACAAATTTCAAAAATCTAACCAGAGATTCTAATAAGATCTTTGCTATGTATACGTCAATACGAAATGGTATGGAGATCGAATTCAGGATGAGTGGTTTAAGAAGTCGTACTACTAGAAATATCGCAATCAATATACCTCAAAATAGGAAAATACTACGATCTTCTCCCTTCGCTACATTCTTGTTCTGTTATAACGATCCTCTCCCGAGGAAATAAATATCGAATCATTAGGTAATACAAAAGCTTTCGTAGCTCCTCGTGACACCCATACTAGCAAATTTTGTTACTCAACCATTTTTGCCACTTTTGTTAAAAGCAGTATGTATTTATGGTTGGATGGATAGTAGGTAGGCTTGATAATGTTTAcagttgaaaaaaataaaatagaaGCCATTGTTTATGGCAATCCCCAGCTTCATTTTCAATGTGGCCCCTAAACTCATGTGAAGCAATTTACTACAATGTCGGTCGATCCTGACAAAATCTGTATATATAATCAGTGCTCAGACCTGCAAAAATTCAAAACACACACAGCTCTTAGAAGCTTATTTGTCATTGGCACTTCCCCCAATGTGGATACTCTCCATTAGACAGGGAGCACTTTTGTGCTTCCTAGGATTCTTACTCTCTGCAGCAAACTTCTCCCATGCCGAAGAGAATTTAGTCGAAGTTGTCGGTGTCGGAGAGTCGGTAGATTTCTCCACAAGTAACATTAAGAGCAGCCAAATTTACTCAGGTAAGCAAATCTTTAATCACTATAGATTCCTAGCTAGGAAATGTAAATGCATGTTACATTTCCTAGGATATGCTTAATTTCCTAGGATTTATTCATTTTTC
This window harbors:
- the LOC139882651 gene encoding translocon-associated protein subunit alpha-like gives rise to the protein EALGYGDGSFDSAPGIVTVAVFPKNSARLIQAGEESELLAGLKNDAESSVNVIAITASVRLSYDHRYTIQNITAQTFTNATVPASAQATFPFIFTLSKFFQAGTFDLVGTVYYEIDQQPYQSTFYNGTIEVVEAGGSLSIESVFLVALGIGLLALLFTWIKNEIKNFSKKTKRPSKVETGTSTTDSSQDEWLQGTAFAQSQSGKQSKKKK